A window of the Chloroflexus sp. Y-396-1 genome harbors these coding sequences:
- the dnaJ gene encoding molecular chaperone DnaJ, which produces MTTGAKRDYYEVLGVSRSATPDEIKKAYRRLARQYHPDVNKSPDAEAKFKEINEAYEVLSDEQKRAMYDRFGHNPPGFGGVGADPFGGVDPFSSIFDAFFGGVGVGRSTRGPLRGADLRYTLRLTFEEAVFGTEKEIEFRRLETCPACQGSGAEPGTEPTRCPRCGGTGEIRQRAPIFNMVTVTTCDTCGGTGFVIPIPCRECRGEGRVRQTRKITVRVPAGVDSSQQIRISGEGEAGPRGGPPGNLYVALDVQPHPLFERDGNDIILNLTINVAQAALGGEVSVPTLEGTEKLRLPPGTQHGQTFRLRGKGVPYLRQQGRGDQIVVIRVEVPTKLTDHQRRLFQELAQTFATHDDNHDEGFFGRIKDAFGL; this is translated from the coding sequence ATGACAACGGGAGCCAAACGTGATTATTACGAAGTACTCGGGGTGAGTCGGAGTGCGACGCCCGATGAAATCAAGAAAGCGTATCGTCGGCTGGCTCGCCAGTATCACCCTGATGTGAATAAATCGCCGGACGCCGAGGCAAAGTTCAAAGAGATCAATGAGGCCTACGAGGTGCTCTCTGACGAACAGAAGCGGGCGATGTACGATCGGTTTGGTCACAATCCGCCCGGTTTCGGTGGCGTTGGTGCTGATCCGTTTGGTGGTGTTGATCCCTTTAGCTCGATTTTCGATGCCTTTTTCGGTGGTGTCGGGGTGGGACGCAGCACCCGTGGGCCGCTGCGCGGAGCCGATCTGCGCTATACGCTGCGGCTTACCTTTGAAGAGGCAGTATTCGGGACCGAAAAAGAGATCGAGTTCCGTCGTCTCGAAACCTGTCCGGCTTGTCAGGGTTCTGGCGCCGAACCGGGTACCGAACCAACTCGTTGTCCTCGCTGCGGCGGTACCGGTGAAATCCGTCAGCGTGCGCCCATCTTCAACATGGTGACGGTGACGACCTGTGATACCTGTGGTGGTACCGGTTTCGTGATACCTATTCCCTGCCGTGAATGTCGTGGTGAAGGTCGGGTACGGCAGACCCGCAAAATCACGGTGCGTGTACCGGCTGGCGTTGATAGTTCACAACAGATTCGGATCAGTGGCGAAGGTGAGGCCGGGCCGCGTGGTGGACCTCCGGGTAACCTTTACGTTGCTCTTGATGTTCAGCCGCATCCACTCTTCGAGCGTGATGGGAACGACATTATTCTCAATCTAACCATCAATGTTGCTCAAGCCGCGTTAGGTGGTGAAGTCAGTGTGCCAACGCTCGAAGGAACGGAAAAGCTGCGTCTGCCACCCGGCACCCAGCATGGCCAAACCTTCCGCTTGCGCGGGAAGGGAGTTCCTTATCTGCGGCAACAGGGTCGTGGTGATCAGATAGTCGTTATTCGGGTAGAAGTTCCGACAAAACTGACCGACCACCAGCGCCGCCTCTTCCAGGAATTGGCCCAAACCTTTGCCACCCACGACGACAACCATGATGAGGGGTTTTTTGGGCGGATTAAAGATGCGTTTGGTTTGTAA
- the rlmB gene encoding 23S rRNA (guanosine(2251)-2'-O)-methyltransferase RlmB: MTTELLYGRNAVREVLRARRRTLRRLVLSQSVQESGVIAEIVHLAQQAGIPVERIERQMLDRQLRDVNHQGVMLEAGPYPYVDLDTCLNAATERREAALLLLFDHLQDPQNIGTLLRTAEAVGCHGVVIPSRRAAEITPAVVNASSGAVEHLRVAMVSNLNQTIEELQRAGVWVVGLEQDDQAQDIDAVDLDLPLALVIGAEGTGIARLVRERCDFLVRLPIIGQVGSLNAAIAGSIAIYYAWRQRHRPVAD; the protein is encoded by the coding sequence ATGACAACGGAACTCCTCTATGGGCGCAATGCGGTGCGCGAGGTACTGCGTGCTCGTCGCCGCACGTTGCGCCGTTTGGTTCTCTCGCAGAGCGTCCAGGAAAGTGGCGTCATCGCTGAAATTGTTCATCTGGCGCAACAAGCCGGTATTCCGGTAGAGCGTATTGAACGTCAGATGCTGGATCGCCAGTTGCGTGATGTTAATCATCAGGGGGTAATGCTTGAAGCTGGCCCCTACCCTTACGTTGATCTTGATACCTGTCTCAATGCTGCTACAGAACGACGGGAAGCGGCTTTACTGCTCTTGTTCGATCATCTGCAAGACCCCCAAAACATTGGTACGCTCCTGCGCACGGCAGAGGCTGTCGGATGTCATGGTGTCGTGATTCCCAGTCGGCGGGCGGCTGAAATTACTCCAGCCGTTGTTAATGCGAGCAGCGGTGCGGTCGAGCATCTACGAGTAGCAATGGTCTCAAACCTGAACCAGACGATTGAAGAATTGCAACGGGCCGGTGTCTGGGTAGTTGGTCTCGAACAGGACGATCAGGCGCAAGACATCGATGCGGTTGATCTCGATCTGCCGCTGGCACTCGTGATCGGTGCCGAAGGTACCGGCATTGCTCGCCTGGTGCGCGAGCGGTGCGACTTTCTGGTTCGTTTACCGATAATCGGCCAGGTTGGATCGCTCAATGCAGCGATTGCCGGGAGTATCGCTATCTACTACGCCTGGCGTCAACGCCATCGCCCGGTTGCTGACTGA
- a CDS encoding GNAT family N-acetyltransferase — MFADISSGVSANGIVIRSARLSDIDAIVALHREAFADTFGAAFGPHGGERGARALAVGWRRQGAAALQGMFVAEYDNQVIGTTSLRTRDMMSGGGFAESAFFEILGWWGALRSLFALSLLDHQIGHGEGFIADVAVAPAWRRRGVARALLQQAEEHARSRALTYLGLYVRETNQPARTLYERLGFQALYVRHSFFGRLFFGQSGWIYMRKDLI; from the coding sequence ATGTTTGCTGATATATCGTCTGGTGTATCAGCCAACGGTATTGTCATTCGGTCGGCACGTCTGAGTGATATTGATGCCATCGTTGCCCTGCATCGTGAAGCCTTTGCCGACACCTTTGGCGCTGCGTTTGGCCCGCACGGTGGTGAGCGTGGCGCGCGAGCGTTGGCGGTTGGTTGGCGCCGACAGGGTGCAGCCGCCTTGCAAGGGATGTTCGTGGCCGAATACGACAACCAGGTCATCGGTACTACCAGTTTGCGAACTCGTGATATGATGAGTGGCGGCGGTTTTGCCGAATCGGCATTCTTTGAAATTCTGGGCTGGTGGGGGGCGCTTCGCTCGCTCTTCGCGCTATCGTTACTCGATCACCAGATTGGGCACGGCGAAGGGTTTATTGCCGATGTTGCGGTCGCACCGGCCTGGCGCCGACGTGGCGTAGCTCGCGCACTGTTGCAACAGGCCGAAGAGCATGCTCGCTCACGTGCCCTGACCTACCTTGGCCTGTACGTGCGCGAGACGAACCAGCCGGCTCGCACGTTGTACGAGCGGCTTGGTTTTCAAGCGCTGTATGTACGGCACTCGTTCTTTGGTCGCTTGTTCTTTGGTCAAAGTGGTTGGATCTATATGCGAAAAGACCTAATCTGA